GTCGGCAAAACGCGGGTCTTGCTTGAGCTGCTCCACAAAGCTGCGTACGGCCTGGGCAGGGCCTGCCAGGAAAAAGTTGATGCCTTCTTCGGCCAGCAGCACCGTGCCCTTGAGGCTCAGGTCATGTGCACGCTCGAGCAGCGTCTGGCGCAACTGGTCTGCGTCGGGCAGGGGCGTGAATTTGTAGCAGGAGATGTTGAGTATGTCGGCCACGTCGATATCCGGGGGGCGGCCGCGCGGCTGCTGCATCGACGGTGATGCAGCTCAGACCGGGGCCGTCAGCTCTGCCTTGATTTTATTGGACAGCTGAGCCACTGCGAGGGATGCGGGTGCTCCGGGCATGGCCTGCAGCAGCAGTTGGCGGCGCATCACGGCCTCGCGCACGGCAGAGTCGACCGGAATATCGCCCCAGTGGGTCAGCTGCAGCGGCTGGCCGGACTCGGTGGTCACGAAGCGGTTGAGCACCTGCTGCAGCTGGCCCGTGATGGCGCGGCCATCGCCGGGGCGTTGCGCCTGGTTGATGACCAGACGGATCTGCTGGCGCTTTTGCTGCAGGGCCAGCACCTTGATGGCGGCGTAGGCATCGGTCAGCGAGGTTGGCTCGGGCGTGGCCACGACCAGCACTTCGGTCGCCAAGGAGACGGAGAACAGCACCACATCCGAGATGCCGGCACCGGTGTCGAGCAAGATGATGTCGTAGCGCGGGCGCAGCAGCTCCACCGTGCGCATGAACTGGGAACGGATCTCGGGGGTGAGGCGCGAATACTCGATCATGCCCGAGCCG
This window of the Comamonas testosteroni genome carries:
- a CDS encoding MinD/ParA family protein, which translates into the protein MDTLAPHPTLPAHISMEDALRAPGRNKQAHIIAVTSGKGGVGKTFVSANLAAALTRHGFNVLVLDADLGLANLDVVLNLYPKVTLHDVFTGRSTLEDAILTTPGGYSVLLAGSGMIEYSRLTPEIRSQFMRTVELLRPRYDIILLDTGAGISDVVLFSVSLATEVLVVATPEPTSLTDAYAAIKVLALQQKRQQIRLVINQAQRPGDGRAITGQLQQVLNRFVTTESGQPLQLTHWGDIPVDSAVREAVMRRQLLLQAMPGAPASLAVAQLSNKIKAELTAPV